tgaacaacgggctatcgggggagaatatcagagatggatcgctaaactattggggtatgattttgtgattgagtacaagaaaggattggaaaacaaagcggCCGATGCCTTATAGAGATTACCACCGGTATTTGAATTGGGCCTCGTAAGTATTGTGGGCGGGCTAAACCCTTCGGTTTTCATCGATCAAGTGGCTGGAAATGaatctcttaacaatattcgATTATCCTTGATAAATGGACAGCCAGCTCCAGATGGATATTTGCTACAAGGAGGAGGATTCACctaatattactttattattagctgAGTTCCATAACAGCCCGATAGGGGGACATCATggtgcattgaaaacatatcaaaggctAGCAAGGGAGGTCTATTGGCGAGGTATGAAAGCCCATATCCGCACCTATGTTGCTGAATGTTCCGTGTGTCAGCAAGCCAAATACTTGTCTTTAACTCCGGCTGGTTTCCTTCAAGCATTACCCATTCCGGACCGTGTGTGGGAAGATAttagtatggattttattgagggcctccacagttagttacagggggaggttaaaagggagagatggaaggaaagatgggggttggttaatcagtttctggaagtggaggggctgtattttctggagagcagaattacagaagttgttcagttactttaatcttagaaagtgttttccattatcctaaactacttttgatgtttgaatgttttattttatacttggttattgtctgtaatagtacttgtttgttcggtgttttcaagactggtttgagtattgtattctgtaatagtttggttgcttaatgaacaaataagaaccattacttggtgttctatcagcttctcaatcaagcatacacatctcaataaggtattatacatgcaatcaaacaatcacaacatacataccatttactcaaaacgacctaaaacatgctcaaaacgacctaaaacgtgctcaaaacgtgtctaactTTCACtgcaactttcaaaacgacctaaaacagcttacgtgcaggttcgtaactcataacctacgaaaaaagttcaaatattgtgaaaaaagcactacaagacccaaaatggcaaccaagtgtgtaagtgcaacaaacttagttcaaaccaacctaaaacgtgctcaaaacgtgtctaggtattacttgagttttcaaaacgacctagcaaatcctaagggtaagttcgtaactcataatctaccgaaaaggttgaaaaaagcatttcaagaccaaaaatgacaaccatgtgtgtaagtgcaacaaactcaatctaacctaaaatgtattcaaaacgtgtgtaagtatcacttgaattttcaaaacgacccagcaatgcttaagtgtaagtttgtaactcacaacctaccaaaatttcaaaaagtgtgaaaaaagtacttcaagacccaacatgtcaatcaaatgtgtttaaaacttagtgtcaaaccaacctaaaacgagttcaaaacgtgtctaagtatcacttgaactttcaaaacgacctaaaaaagcttacgtgtaggttcgtaactcataacctacgaaaaaagttcaaatagagtgaaaaaagcactacaagacccaaaatggcaaccaagtgtgtaagtgcaacaaacttagttcaaaccaacctaaaacatgctcaaaacgtgtctaggtattacttgagttttcaaaacgatctagcaaatcctaagtgtaagttagtaactcataatctaccaaaaaggttgaaaaaagcatttcaagaccaaaaatgacaaccaagtgcaacaaactcactctaacctaaaatgtattcaaaacgtgtgtaagtatcacttgaattttcaaaacgaccaagcaatgcttcagtgtaagtttgtaactcacaacctaccaaaatttcaaaaagtatgaaaaaagttgTCAATCGAGGGGTGGAGACGTATCTAGGGTGTTTTTCTATGAACACACCTAAACAATGGGTTAAATGGCTAGCTTGGGCTGAATTAAGCTATAATACAACAGTCCGTACAGCCACATTGATGACCCCCTTCGAGGCCTCTATGGGCGACCACCCCCTCTATATTACCATATGTGAAGGGCTCGAGCCGGGTGAATGATGAAGTAgaccatttgatgaaagaaagagatgaaattttgggcgttttgaaggccaatttacTGAAAGCACAGCAGCGAATGGTCAAATATGCTAATGCTAAAAGACGGGAGGTGCAGTTTGAGGTTCATGATTGGGTTTATGTGAAGTTACGCCCTTACCTACAGTCCCTCTCAGCCGTTTTAAGCACTCCAAATTGGCCCCAAGATTCATTGGGTCATTTATGATCGTGGCACGAATTCGTTTCGTTGCATACCGTTTGGCCCTTCCCAAGGAATCGCTTATACACCCGGtctttcatgtttctgttCTTCGCAAGGTCGTGGGTTCAAACAGGCCATTattcccaatttcaaaagatttggctgctgatttgtctatgcaagtgtctccggtagaagtattgggagttcgcaaaacaatagaaaaggaggacaacttagaagttttgatccgttcgagtgaggggacacttgaaagtgcaacgtgggaacaagctgctcttattcaagaatcagtttcctgaattccaccttgaggacaaggtggctATTTGGGGGGCGGgtaatgatagacctcccatagtaaaggtgtattcccgtagagacaagaataggaagaagaaagaatgattgagagttagttggtattttctatttgtgtgggcccttaggaatgtgtttgttagagtggggccaagtattttgttatttctctaaGCAATTACTTAAGTTTCTTGAGTGGAAGGGTATGGGTATcttgattttggtatagaCTCTCATTAGAGAAGTGTGTAGAGATTGGGGAGCTCTCAAATCCTCCCCcacagttgataaataaaattttggctaaagcCTTGACAAAAGCTAATGTAGAACATCCCccttctttatgtttcttgagttttatcctagaggaggtgtttgaattaccatttttatagtttaggattagttatttgaattaacaattttgtatcttgagttagttataagtaaactaactcaaccccaagttagtttaacaactcttgtaatctccagcctataaaaggcttctcattttcattaataaatgataaaaaaaaggcattatacataaagatttcctagctttgcaattacaGCATCAAAAGCAATGTACAGTTCAGATGAGACTTTATTCCAGTATAGAGTAGCTCTGTAATTGCAGATCAAGAAAGTGAATGTAGCATGGAAAtcccaaattcaacatttggaaGTTAGCAATTGACAATCTCATTAGTAGGCAGTGCAcccataataaaatgtaagatttttagaaccctaaaaattcaagtaactTGCAACTAGTCATTGTCATGACCATCAATACTACGATTAGTGGATcagcacaaaatacaaaacagtaagacagtaaatctttaaaaaccttacttctgttttaacttgctcaagaagaatgttgcaaaaagtatatcaacaagagTTCCTTCAAAATGACCTACAGGAAGAAGGGTAAACAACAACATCCtgtcaaaaatcatttaatgtgattgagatcttttagcatgactgcttgagaacttttagcacaaccgggcagcaacttcaataacagaaaaacatgcataatgtaggaagacagcagatttcaaattatgacattgtatttatgaatgtcaggcgatacattaatgttccaaaattcaaccaaagtatGGGGTGAAAGATATATAAGAATCTTCCACGATAAGGCCAAGACCAGGAtatccttatccaaaaaaagaaaaaactaatcaaccaaagtaaattCCATGTATGATTGGGAATTATGGCCATACCTTTGCCAAAAGAACTtcgaggaaatggaaaaactggAGATGTTGCTCATGTATCATTCCCGAACCAGGATTGGGTAGAGCAAATGGTCAGCAATTTGCTGGATTACCAAGcagaaaataacttatattagaaaaaatgaacaatacatacccacatattactgaaattttatgaaacagATTTCAAGCAAccaattttatattgaaatgtgatctcacaactatttttattttgaaaagcgaTTTCAAAAACTATGGCTGTCTCATCACGCTTCATGTTATCCAATAATACTACAGGATTAACAAAGCCATGCCATGCAAATAATAAGGAATGTCGTGATAACCTTAAATAAACCATACTGCACGTCAAAGGCTGCCCGTGTAATGTTCTCCAtgacatctttaaaaataccacCACCATCATTCCTGCTCCTCAACTccaaattcattaacaaaagacaCACGTATCTGCATGCAGAAAAGTGAAGCAATTGACccaacacaacaaaaaaaactaataaacaattacaagtaaCTCTGCAACTATAGGATGCAGAAGAGGGAAGGGGTCGTTTTCACGagggcaaagaaaaagatagaaaaaagtaagataacaatttcatttttcataaatcatggaAGTCTGAAATTACGATCCTTGAAGATCAACTTCAGACAATGCACTCATCTGACTGAAAGCATCTTCCAATATATGATTTCGTCGAATTCTAAACCGGTTTCTGGCAAAAACAGCAAGAGATCCATTCCTTTGCCTAGCTGCTGCTAGTTGTGTCTGTGAAATGAGTTATAGAGAAagtaaccataaataaaaaatatcttacatatttctataactaacagtcgtcaagaaattcaatattgtggataaggaaaccaaaaaaataacttgcttACAGTGAAAATCTTAACCCTGCTAGTAAACGGTACTAAAAAGGGAACTCGCTTGTGTATATCATTTGCTCTGGTATTTTCTATCACTgcctacaaagaaacaaggccaagtaaataattagaattacgaTCAGATAGCAGGTCGTTAGAACCAAAACATTCATTGAGAACAATTACctgtgaaatgaaataatcattCATCGCGTCAGCATGGAAGTCACTGGGTGGTGTAAACTGCCGTCTATTGTTCCAGTCTTGCAACTACAACGAGACAATTTAATCTTAGTAGATCGACAAAATGATGCATGGATAAACAATCTTggaactttggactcccctggaaggatcgatatccttgactttggtttgaagcttgcatggataaaccttttcattcatttttcattgattattcatcattgttcctgaaaatcaaaggaaattctctcaattttatatattactaaaattaggatacatataagtcttaactagtctcatagcaccctccattcatcttcccctacactggctatggtatcaaaatgctcaattaagtaatacgtctactaacgaacttgaaaacaaaacacatcacactaaaaaacacaaacatccctttaacccaacagaagcagctctttttacccttgcactcactatcacattactatcatgtttgtcaactgtcaaactaactcttttaagttatttagtgtgacactacaaagttatgaacaccataatcttaattaaaaccttttaataaacaaatgccAAGTTACTACTCAACAAtggcaaggaattcaaaaaacatgacagctatcctaattggttgaaaatgagaaaaagaaagttagccagacaacctgtttggactacaaagccagcagatacgattcctcaaatttgaccattcactctccatactccacaagtcttcaagcacatgatgctgccttctttcagatgagcaacatcattccgatcttaacagtcagaagagcaaatcaaatcaatcctagcatattcacaaatcacaactaaaaagtacaaacattacaaaataaaacatgcagcgatatcaacaagcattctgataaataattagccaattaattgacattacaaaataaataaagaaaaaaatcattggaaagATCACtgcttaaa
This Cucumis sativus cultivar 9930 unplaced genomic scaffold, Cucumber_9930_V3 scaffold138, whole genome shotgun sequence DNA region includes the following protein-coding sequences:
- the LOC116405664 gene encoding E3 ubiquitin-protein ligase UPL6-like — its product is MNDYFISQAVIENTRANDIHKRVPFLVPFTSRVKIFTTQLAAARQRNGSLAVFARNRFRIRRNHILEDAFSQMSALSEVDLQGSYVCLLLMNLELRSRNDGGGIFKDVMENITRAAFDVQYGLFKQIADHLLYPILVRE